A segment of the Macrobrachium nipponense isolate FS-2020 chromosome 4, ASM1510439v2, whole genome shotgun sequence genome:
TTAGTAACCGCAAAGCCGTACGAggcacattgcatgcttaaaagtaactacTCCGCAATGACCTTATACAGCGGTTCATGAGCATACTCCAGAACCGCCGTCTCCGTCATCACtagagagttaagagaccttgcaagacatgtcctagcatcaaatccggcttggatcagtgcgtctgacagaggcgctcactaaacaagttgattgcacagtttggcttaagcttgcctgccgagaatgtagccagcaaacttcccacaaactcTCTCTACCTTGGGGGTAGCAATAATGTGGAATCTGTCTCGCTAAGCtggggctcttcccgagtcactgcctgaagggtaaatcctgctacctttgatgtaaaaggtaaggagttcccgtcatgttgttaccttagtatttgagcagatccacttctaggctccatatctatacttgatgagcctgattgctagagaggataacagtccccttggagaccttgtcctttctctccataagcctaacataagctataaatggtggccataacctttcgggaaataactcgaaatcctcgagtctatgtgtaccacaaccttctacagtcaacatcccgctgacaaacggagcgaagttcacTACCCTCCAAAAAAACTcaccagggtggaacggaggaacgtggacccgtcaggcatgctctgaccttgcaccaaattactaggaggtgccggaactgccgactcctgtctgagacctgcaatcagggagtcctgtgcacgTAAACGTTTAAAAACacaccctttcaaaccttgctgcgactGAACTGACTAAGCTAGCAAGACTACTggcctgatttaaaatattcgtgttgaacaggtctttgccgactaaaggggaaccttccagccctccctacggtaccttatgaggtatccgaccTCTAGACGTTGCAGGGATGGGACTTGAGGGGCAATGGGAAGAGTTCTCTCCTTGAGGCCTTGGATCTCATcctaggtttaatatgtgtatgaacctctggcacctgcccaggccttggctttgtgtctgattggcttttaagcaaggttttacccgaaggttttctctttaatctaggaatcacagaaaaggaatgcgacctgggagggggcaaacctcctgtgaaacccatgaaggaatttggagtaaagggagaggaagaatcagagtcactcagGAAAGGAGCCCCGGTGACTAActaggctagcctcattaacactgttacctgtaaccatatctagtgtaatgggcaaatcctcactagttcaagtgagacttcttccttccaaaccaaggtctggcaattctgcctcttgctgttccataactgaatcttgaatttatttgataattggtgctgcgactttgggtcaacgtatccggcagctttcccggctggggaggctgccatatcttgaggtagCATAAAAAGGCTTAGCTACCCCTACGTTctgtccaaaacctccaacccagaccttgagggtggagagtgcagcatgcttaacagactgctctgtctgtaatgcaaggaatgtgtcaatttcgagtaaaatctttgaacattatgcttacatatgttgattaattaatgtaatttaatttacagaaattttaattatttatttatttatatagtaatttatttgattattatttagttatttattttattttaattgtttatttagttatttatttatttattattattattattattgttttaatttttttttttttttttttttttatttattttttttttttatttttttttttaacactaacccaagtagtgtaatataattccatcacaatatgtatagaacaagcagtgcggtaacttatcgaacaggtaacctgttgtacaagtcgtagcaggcaaagccgtttacgtgatgccagactacggaaccGGTAAGCAATACTGCGCACGGGGCATGGTTCCGGCAAACATCATGGTTGCACAGATCCTGTAGatcggcaaccagacactgagtggcctgtaagtgcaataatatatgagaacaattgcacaaacttataggattattatgataataatgtcatatgccggagcatgccgaactgaaataatatatatataaaaaatatatatgtatatatatattcatatatttacgtcccggggactataataattaaaaccacccggagctgtatgacccggagtggggggtacacgaagtaacccgggacggccacatgaactcgcaagttccgtggcaaaagaaaggaaaataatatatatatataaaatatatgttatataatatattcatatatttacgtcccggggactataataattaaaagaaaacccacacggagctgtatgacccggagtggggggtacacgaagtaaccggGACGGACTGGCCACATGAACttgcaagttccgtggcaaaaaagaaaagaaaataaaaataaaagggagaaataaaataacaaatataatatcccCGCCTATGGAAGagaaacttccgtaaacatagccctcaacgactaccggagaggcctgaatctaaatccgccttatgcggagagggaatgttttaggcggatggatgtaagctccggaagctgaaagaagcagagcgcaacaaatccGAGGCTGAATACGCAAAGCAATcaacaactccggaggcggtcggctgagaagcgacacccaccaacctaaggtcctggaggaccctctacacccccccctctgctgatgggaacggctgtcagcgacaaccgaggcgagaggagcacccaactactgggggccccacgtgagggggagggaaggagggctgatggggtgacgatcacgtgatCAGCGTATCCTCGCAAATAAAAGattacgaggaaaacgcaggcatagcctatgtaggctaaccgacctaacatccaaaatatacatagacaaaataaaatcaattacttaaagctaaaagaaaatcatgctttaacacgggggaaATGAAAGTAAACtgtcgtaaaatataaaaccgcaatgaaggccactcgataacagtgggcgcaaaaggggaaaaactacttgcttactgacaaaacgataagaaacggcaagctgacgaaaagaaaaaagggaaaattcttgaatgaaataggacggtggataaacggcgaagcacgaaacaaagaaacgttCTCGAAagaagacccccgtgaaaaacgtgaaaataatgaaataacaaaacataaatggaaatcggatcgactaaaaactgccacccaagaataaataaataaatatatacatacatatatatatatatacatatatatatatacatatatacatacatacacatacatacatgtactgaaatatcacatgttacaagcagagaggaagactactcgaagtcggtacaattcaagcgtaaatcggtacaattcaagggtaagccgtaaaggcgacttGCCGCCCGTCCCCTATTTAAaagtgacgcctaataaaatcctaaataaaggcaaaacgataggcaaattcactccctaaatattgaaaaagggcggaaccattacttaacttgggtgaagaggtagatgacgatccgtaaccagaataaaaataaaagaacaaatagtaatattcGAACGTGCGAACACGgaatggctatcgaaaagtatgacgtcacagccgccttcaacggggtagctaggtgtgacctatgggtcggctccccgtatttagggtcttttgatgaggaaaaggctaattggaggggttgctgtggtagtgtttaacactcgccccagttttataccgacaccttttatataggtgagcgagtcagaggcttctgacatgtccaatttagcagttctctggtattatagcaatattttactagaaatagtgctaaagcagacatatttcacgggagcgacacggctgagcccagaaatggaattttcattataaaatgaaattcttTTGCATACTTACTGAACAGTTAttaatcaaagccctccctcctccccacaggtggatggctgggcagaacgaattgatgttacctgggcagttgtacctgtagctccctcgagtggagggagatgacgtcacctgcATCAGCGATGGCGGTGCCACCGAgaaagttttgaatctattgtctgaCATTCATAgagaacctacagctgtataattgtttggtaagtatgcaataaaatttcattttataatgaaaattccattttcatcATCGTAGTTAACAGTAGGCGAATGGATTGTTTAGTTTCTGTAGTAGAAGAAGCCATatgttccaagaaagaagaatatGCAATATCTTCCTTATCTTCCTTGTCAGGCTCTAGGTATTTGagaaattttctaattttcttgagAGCATCTTCTGTCACATCATGAGTTGCATGAGCAAAACTTGAATCCACACCCGGGGAAGCTACAGTTCTAGCTCCAGCGCTGTGACCCAGTACGCACAGGAATAGCATGCATCTTGTTTATCTTCTTGATTTCGATAACTGAGGCTGCAAACTTCGTGAGCACTGACATCATCTCCTGTTGGATATCGGACTTGCATTCCAAAGGCAGAAGAGATGAAAGATTCCTCCTTGGAGtgataggaagaggagaagaagcaaAGATGGCAGCGAGGGAATACACATAATGGATAGGATAAGTTCAATCGGTTGCTGGGATAAAGCCCCTATATCTGAACATTTCTTAACTACCGTggtatcatatctatctatcccaCTGAGAAGACCAAAAGTCGCATTCTTTACACGTCAAGGATTGAGAGCAAGCTTGCCCTCAGCACTTAGAACACAATGAATGTGGATTAACCGCTAGTGGGAACAAAAATTGACCccatttctttccctttcctCATAATACCTTGGCACTTATGGGAAACAGGTCTCGGTAAAGTTTTAATAATGGGAAAGTACACAAAAACACTAAGGCACAGGCAGCATTCTTCACCTACTCAGTAAAGTTTCCAGAAACACAGTTATTAAAGGAAGCAAGTCACACGTAGTGAACACTTCTAAATGCAAAGatggctaagaaaaaaaaattggggcaTCTGGTCCTGCAAGCACCTTTTATCACTAGCTCTTTTCTGAAACGAGTCTACCATAGCCGTCTGCGCATGCACTTCTAAGCTGCAACTATCACATGATGTTGTGGTTTTGTATCAGTGTCAGAACAACTTTTGTTGTATAAGTGACTTACTCAGTAATTAAATGTAGCTTATAGTTTTCCACATACAGTAGCCTAAATTTAAATTTCGTGAGTAGCGCTTCGATTGCTCAGTGTAGGCATACAGTGCTCAGTGTAGGCATAACAGTATTCAAGTTGTAGGCATACagtgccaccccccccccccccccccccccaacggtAATATTAGGAATGACTTAGCTAATCACCTCAcactgttttctgttgtgcttgACTAAGCACCAAGTGCTTACAGCTGCTTGTTCTTATTTTCCGGTCATATCACTGGATATCAGTGGTGTTACACAACTACCTGAACACATATTTCATAGCCTTTGAGCAGGGTGAGtctcttcttttgtttatttgttattatttaattaagATCAGCATTAAGCTGGCTACTTGTAGTTGCTGGGAATAGTTTTCTCTTAAAAAATAAGTATCAGATGTCACACCATCCTTTTAGGCCAAAACTTTTCATTTATGATTTGTTACCGGGCTAAAGCTACATGCAAGTTGCTGATTATTAATTGCCATAAAACTAGTTCTTGAGTAATGCCATTCCATTAGGACAAATTCTTTTGCATCTCTTGTCCTTTCAATCCATGTTAGCAATCATTTCTGATAATGTAACTGCTAGCATAAAAAAATCAcgttctctttctttttattgatcCTTTAATTGTAAGCATAATTGTCCTCCACCTTATGAGAAAattgtgaatttccttgtattttttctCACACTCAAAGCTGAAGttcttttatgtgtatgtatatacctttATGACTATCAGTGTGAAGTCATGTTAATTCCTTAAACAATTTTGAAGCAGTTGCTAGAAGAATTAGCAAAGATGTTATTGTGGTTAGTCTATTATGTTTATGAGTAATTCTTAGACTTTTTCTCGTTCCGTAGGCCGCATGCCAATCATGCTCCGTTCCTCCAATTGTGTCCTTTCCCAGTGTCGAACTCCATCTGAACTTGCTAAACACAATGAGTGCCCTCATGATCCAGGTGGATACTTTATTATTAAAGGTCAAGAAAAAGTAAGTATTATTGAGGCAAATATTATACATGAATTATATAGTATTAGTagtgtatatacagtataatttTGTAAGGGATACTGTAAAGTAAGGTGTCTGTATTCTAATTCTTTAACCTAGAATTGTAAGCTTATACTTTGGAGCCACATCCTCCAAGGTATAAAGAGTTTGTGcttgaaaaaattatgttttattcaaTTCTTGAGAAGACATTGGACATTTTTAGTACAGCTGTTTGAGATTTATCacctattttttaaattttcaggtTATCCTCATCCAAGAGCAGCTCTCTAAGAACAGAATGATTGTGGAAGAAGACAAGAAAGGGGGCTTGACATGCCAGGTAACTTCTTCCACACATGAAAAGAAGTCTCGCACAAATGTCATAATAAAGAATGGGAAGTATTATTTAAAGCATAATACTCTGACAGATGATGTTCCTGTTTGCATTGTTTTTAAAGCTATGGGAGTTACTAGTGACCAGGAGATTGTACAAATGATAGGCACAGAAGATAGGATCATGACTACCTTTGCAGCATCATTAGAAGAATGTGCTAGATTGAATGTTTACACTCAGACACAGGCTTTGAAATTTATTGGCAATAAAGTTCGTCAAAAAAGATTTTTTGACCGAGGCATAAAGAAGAGCCCAGTTGATGAGGCTCGTGATTTGTTGGCCACTACAATTTTGGCTCATGTTCCTGTTGagaaattcaatttcaaaatgaaatcaaTATATTTGGCACTTATGGCACGGAGAGTCATAGAGGCCCAGGGAGACACAAGGATTGTAGACGATCGAGATTACTATGGTAATAAGAGGTTAGAGTTAGCTGGGTCACTCATCTCCTTGCTTTTTGAAGATTTGTTCAAGAAATTTAATGCAGAAATTAAGAAGAAATCAGATAGCATGCTGTCTAAAAAAGGAAAAGTGTCTCAGTTTGATGCCGTATCCTATATGCAGTCTAGACAGGACTCTATCACAAATGGTTTAGAAGTAGCAATATCAACAGGCAACTGGACTATCAAGCGTTTCAAAATGGAACGTCAAGGTGTCACTCAGGTTCTGTCTAGGCTGTCATATATTTCAGCTCTTGGCATGATGACCAGAGTTAACTCTCAGTTTGAAAAGACACGCAAAGTTAGTGGTCCCAGGTCTTTACAGCCCTCCCAGTGGGGTATGGTTTGCCCATCAGATACACCAGAGGGAGAATCTTGTGGTTTAGTTAAGAATCTTGCTCTCATGACACATATTACAACAGAAGTTGATCCTGAACCCATTATTGAATTAGCCTTTAATTGTGGAGTAGAGGATATTAACCTCCTGTCTGGAGAAGAATTGTCAAACAGGGATGTGTTTTTAGTATTTCTTAATGGCAATATCATTGGCGTGACAAGAGAGCATCGCAGAGTGGTTAGAGTTTTTCGTGCAATGAGAAGGAATGGAGTTATAAGTGGTTTTGTGTCCATTTATCCCCATAATAAGCACCGTTGTGTTTACATCAGTTCAGACGGAGGCCGTTTGTGCCGTCCTTATATTATAGTAGAGAGTTGTAGGTCATCGGTAACTGATGATCACATCAGGAAGTTAAATCGAGGATTAATGTCTTTTGATGATTTTCTTCATGAAGGACTCGTAGAATATTTGgatgtaaatgaagaaaatgattctAACATTGCCATGTACGAGCATGAAATCACAGCCAAGACAACACATATGGAAATAGAGCCATTTACAATTTTGGGTGTATGTGCAGGTCTTATCCCATACCCCCACCATAATCAAAGTCCTCGTAACACTTATCAGTGTGCTATGGGTAAGCAAGCTATGGGAACCATAGGTTACAACCAAAGGAATAGAATTGATACTCTTTTATACAATCTTGTTTATCCACATCGCCCATTGGTTAAAACTAGAACCATTGAACTTATCAATTTTGAACATCTCCCAGCAGGACACAATGCAATGGTTGCAGTTATGAGCTATTCAGGTTATGATATTGAAGATGCCATCGTTATAAATAAAGCATCTCTAGATAGAGGCTATGGCCGTTGCATAGTATATCGAAATGCAAAATGTTCAGTCAAACGGTATGCTAATCAGACATCTGATAGAGTGCAAGGGCCTCTTATGCAAGTGTTGGATAATGGAAAACAGAAAGCAGTTTGGAAACATGAAACTCTGGACAGTGATGGAATAGCAGCTGTTGGCAACCCTGTTTTGCCCCGGCAGGTTCTCATCAACAAACAAATGCCAACAGTTACACAGTTGAGTTATACTAATGAGCAGCCCTCAAGAAAAGTAGAATTCAGGGACACACCTGTTGTGCACAAAGGACCAGGAACTGTTTATGTAGAGAAAGTCATGCTTTCAACAGATCCAGATGCTTTCAATCTGATCAAGATTCTCCTGAGACAGACCCGTCGTCCTGAAATTGGTGACAAATTTTCTTCCCGTCATGGTCAGAAAGGTGTAACTGGGCTGATTGTACAGCAAGAGGACCTCCCTTTCTCAGACCAAGGGATATACCCTGACATGATCATGAACCCCCATGGTTTTCCTTCTAGGATGACTGTTGGAAAACTTATGGAACTTTTGGGTAGTAAAGCTGCTGCACTAGGAGGTAATCTTAAGTATGGAACAGCCTTTGGTGGAACTTCAGTGAAAGATATTATGGAAGAGCTAGTTAGATATGGCTTTAATTATCAGGTAAGGCattatctttttcttattttataaccATGCCTTTACTGTGATCATTGTGAGacagatattttatataagatattGCAGATTGGTACAGTGTATGAAAGGTTTAAGTTTAATTCTGTTGAACACTAGGCTTTTTCCATGTTTCATTTGTTATCAGACTGTCTCAAAGTATATGGTAAAACATATCAAGTAATAAATTTTTGCTGAGATAAAGTGTATTTCTGTTGTAATTAAATTCACTTCACCTTAAGAGAATGCTGCTAAGTTGATCTAAAATATTTCAGCACAAACTGTGGCagtaaaaattccatatttttaatacatttacTTGTAGAAAAAATTTTAGTCTCTATTTTTCGTTCCACCTATTTTTAGTGCAAAAAATCTAAGATGTATGAGTACTAATACTGAAAGATTGCAGATATTAAGTAGATATTTCTTGTttgattattatctatttatcacCTGCAGGGAAAGGACATTCTTTACAGTGGAACTACTGGTGAAGCTCTTCAGGGTTACATTTTCTTTGGCCCTGTGTATTACCAGAAACTAAAACATATGGTTATGGATAAAATGCATGCTCGATCACGAGGTCCACGAGCAGTTTTAACTCGTCAACCCACAGAGGGGCGTGCTCGTGATGGAGGCCTTCGACTTGGAGAAATGGAAAGAGATTGTTTGATAGGACATGGTGCAAGGTATGACTACGCTTGGTAATCTTCTCactgatttttttataacattattttcttctaaaatatttgcatttaaagcAGGCAACTTGAATTTTTGTGACTTCCTGTTTTAAATCAGCAGAAGTTTCTTTTCAGATAGGAAACTGTTATAgctttttgaataattaatttttaccttcCAACTATAATTTCAGGGTTTTCTCCAATATAAAAACtggcaataaataaaattgtagcTCTCGTTTTACTTTTCAGCAGTTACAAGCTATGttgtttgaaacttttttttttaaaagggaatCAGGTTCCTGAATTAACATATATTGAGACTagaaatgaatatgtaaattcAGAAAACAATGTGACTAGAATGACGTGAGTGGTTGAATGAATCGAAAAtcaagatatttaattttttgtatattcagTATTCTTCAAGAAAGGAGGACCTGGAATTTCCTTCAGAAATGAGCCTTATCTCTGTAAGAGGTCTTATAATTTAATAGATAAGTCTCCTAAGGAAGtaatggcaattttttttctgaTGCATATGTGATAGTTATGAGTAATGACTGTTTTAAGGTTACTGGAGAAAGGAAAGATTAATagcctaaattttttatttttgaaaatctggTGTACAGCTGCTTTTGTAGAAgtagttttgtaatatttttgcaTAGCAGTAATTGTGCATGTAGGATTGACTATTTTTATTACTGATCCTTATCAAATAGACTTGAGATTGTTCCCTCTCACACAAAACTGTTGTTTTTTTAGGTTTACTTAGCCTATGTTTGGaatgtgatttgcttttttacCGAAAGTACCCTTTGCAGTAAAATGGAATTTTACAGCAAATGTATATTTCACTGTTGTATGTAGCTTGAAGATTTAACTTTCAGGACAAAAAGTTCATAATTCATTTCATTAGAATTtgcataaagattttttttcatactttgtaATTATAATAAGAAACAATAATATGAGTAGTATGTATATTTCTTGTGTaagatatgaaaattattttgaaaagaaaaacatagcCAATCAagcattttgtatttgtttgacATCTTTCGTCAATTTATGTGTGTCAGATGAATGTCAGGAAAGtagtattttgttcatgaaacttacctgtcagatatatatatagctgtattctccgaagtccgacagaatttcaaaactcccagcacacgcagtggtcggccaggtggttagtacccattccgccgctgggaggcgggtatcaggaaccattcccattttctattcagattttctctgtcgccggtactgtaaacatctgtttccagtacctccgtcttaggattttgaaaactttatTGCCGCTTGAgtatcctgattgtcttttggtttattgacttggatttgtggcttggcatacgctatcgtggtttgattttgattttggctttgactgCTCTTGAattaagatgtctggatctagttctactagtttcagggtgtgttgtgtgcaagaatgtaaggtgaggctaccgaaagcttcggtagaccctcactctGTATGCACGaagtgtagggggcatgtttgtttgttgaatgatagatgcaacGAGTATGAGAATTTGACTGATCTTGAGTGGAAGATGTATGATTCTTATATACGTAgacttgagcgtgatagaatcaggaggtcttcctccaggagtgcttcaatTAATAGAAGTCAGGGTAGTAATTTATCTCCTGCGAACCCTCCTGTAGATTTTGTTACACCTAACCCCAGTATTGCCTTCGGGCAATCAGAAGGTATCTACAGAAGGAAACGTACTTTCTACGATCATGGAGTCTATTCGTGCCCTGGAGTCTAAAGTGCTCGCGCTACAATCTAATATGTTGAAGtgcataacgcctctaggtctagacctctgttgGACTCCGAGGAcatagggagtgggcaagtcgaaagccgaaggagggttacgggaactatccaccggtctgacgtcccttcggcagaatctgttgacgcttcccaggctgccaaggatcgtgcacgtgcacgaatccttagAGAATGTttctcgtcctctgaggcgtcctcccctCACCGGGGTGGGAGCGCTCGGAGGGCCTCTCACGATGAGAGcggcaaaggcgcaagatgtcgcacaggcggccgtcgtatttgccgccctcttaagagaggttataaagaagaggacgcttcacgtccttcttcTCGACCTACTTTTCAGTCATCTCCTGAATGTTTTGAAGACATTCCGCCACAGAAGAGGACCAGGACTTCATCagaggaggacgcttttgagcgctcTGATCGCTCTAattttgttcctgagagaaagGAGAAGGCGTCCTCTTGCCCATCATCTTCTCACAGGATTAGTCCTTCTCCTGGCCATGGATCTTCTCCTTCTAGAGGGAT
Coding sequences within it:
- the LOC135210989 gene encoding DNA-directed RNA polymerase III subunit RPC2-like — protein: MGETVPGNVIPEWASVDPNVIGESVKAIEDKWKLVPAFLRVKGLVKQHIDSFNYFINVDIKNIVKANSKITSDVEPLFYVKYKNVRVENPNIEEGINISDKTSPHECRLRDITYSAPIMVDVEYMRGDHRIFRKDIPIGRMPIMLRSSNCVLSQCRTPSELAKHNECPHDPGGYFIIKGQEKVILIQEQLSKNRMIVEEDKKGGLTCQVTSSTHEKKSRTNVIIKNGKYYLKHNTLTDDVPVCIVFKAMGVTSDQEIVQMIGTEDRIMTTFAASLEECARLNVYTQTQALKFIGNKVRQKRFFDRGIKKSPVDEARDLLATTILAHVPVEKFNFKMKSIYLALMARRVIEAQGDTRIVDDRDYYGNKRLELAGSLISLLFEDLFKKFNAEIKKKSDSMLSKKGKVSQFDAVSYMQSRQDSITNGLEVAISTGNWTIKRFKMERQGVTQVLSRLSYISALGMMTRVNSQFEKTRKVSGPRSLQPSQWGMVCPSDTPEGESCGLVKNLALMTHITTEVDPEPIIELAFNCGVEDINLLSGEELSNRDVFLVFLNGNIIGVTREHRRVVRVFRAMRRNGVISGFVSIYPHNKHRCVYISSDGGRLCRPYIIVESCRSSVTDDHIRKLNRGLMSFDDFLHEGLVEYLDVNEENDSNIAMYEHEITAKTTHMEIEPFTILGVCAGLIPYPHHNQSPRNTYQCAMGKQAMGTIGYNQRNRIDTLLYNLVYPHRPLVKTRTIELINFEHLPAGHNAMVAVMSYSGYDIEDAIVINKASLDRGYGRCIVYRNAKCSVKRYANQTSDRVQGPLMQVLDNGKQKAVWKHETLDSDGIAAVGNPVLPRQVLINKQMPTVTQLSYTNEQPSRKVEFRDTPVVHKGPGTVYVEKVMLSTDPDAFNLIKILLRQTRRPEIGDKFSSRHGQKGVTGLIVQQEDLPFSDQGIYPDMIMNPHGFPSRMTVGKLMELLGSKAAALGGNLKYGTAFGGTSVKDIMEELVRYGFNYQGKDILYSGTTGEALQGYIFFGPVYYQKLKHMVMDKMHARSRGPRAVLTRQPTEGRARDGGLRLGEMERDCLIGHGASMLLLERLMISSDAFDVDVCNSCGLLGYSGWCHYCRSSANVSSIRIPYACKLLFQELQSMNIVPRLRLENYCT